One segment of Schistocerca cancellata isolate TAMUIC-IGC-003103 chromosome 2, iqSchCanc2.1, whole genome shotgun sequence DNA contains the following:
- the LOC126145328 gene encoding uncharacterized protein LOC126145328 codes for MSAVPVVSATGAASAAAPATPTSCKFSLTLARKVHRIKKMLKPVLEMVHKHCRKSSRRSPCPQAFEEEESPADQNAANEALEQRLAEELRAGAAAAGSGAAIAVWCDGRVRLRQVAATQGQVGDVAVPASFLTTSQGGLCWVTPDADILLLDGSHESQGLAAEQQVPAAATLLSTPSSSQETLSVHSF; via the exons ATGTCAGCAGTTCCAGTCGTCTCTGCTACCGGCGCAGCCTCCGCTGCGGCGCCGGCTACGCCCACGTCTTGCAAGTTCAGCCTGACTCTGGCGCGCAAAGTGCATCGTATCAAGAAG ATGCTGAAGCCGGTGCTGGAGATGGTGCACAAGCACTGCCGCAAATCGTCGAGAAGGTCGCCGTGTCCGCAAGCTTTCGAAGAGGAGGAGTCGCCAGCTGATCAGAACGCGGCCAACGAAGCCCTGGAGCAGCGCCTGGCGGAAGAGCTTCGCGCCGGCGCCGCAGCCGCCGGCAGCGGCGCTGCCATCGCGGTGTGGTGCGACGGCCGCGTGCGCCTGCGCCAAGTGGCGGCTACGCAGGGGCAGGTCGGAGACGTGGCGGTGCCGGCGAGTTTCCTGACCACGTCGCAGGGCGGCCTCTGCTGGGTCACGCCCGACGCCGACATCCTCCTGCTCGACGGCAGCCACGAGTCGCAGGGACTGGCGGCCGAGCAGCAAGTGCCCGCCGCCGCGACGCTCTTGTCGACGCCGTCGTCTTCGCAAGAAACTCTCAGCGTCCACTCCTTTTAA